In Geminocystis sp. NIES-3708, a single window of DNA contains:
- a CDS encoding phosphoglucomutase/phosphomannomutase family protein, with protein MPFQANPIKFGTDGWRGVIAADFTFERVAKLAPLCAQVLQESNPNSNLMIVGYDRRFMAEDFAYLTAETLQTSGFDVLLSEGFAPTPAFSWAAKAENALGAIVLTASHNPAKYLGLKVKGGFGGSVSQDVTAKIEALLEQDSPKANKKGTLTLFDPWESYCNQLRSLVDIDLIKNAIISGKLKILVDVMHGAASTGLSRLLGCDIPEINSQRDPLFGGAAPEPLARYIPELFRQVKETAKSHPHSLRVGLVFDGDCDRIASVDGNGNFCSTQILIPIFIEHLATRKKLEGEIVKTVSGSDLIPKIADLFKVPLYETPIGYKYIAERMLTHQVLVGGEESGGVGYSNHIPERDALLSALYVLEAVVESGKDITELYDNLRHQVNFDSAYDRIDLTLANLEQKNQLQQRLESTPLTEIAGKKVTNCLAIDGYKYRLEDDSWLLIRFSGTEPLLRLYSEAPTLKIVQENLAWAKTWAKGN; from the coding sequence ATGCCTTTCCAAGCTAATCCGATTAAATTTGGCACTGATGGCTGGCGTGGAGTCATTGCAGCAGATTTTACCTTTGAGCGTGTTGCAAAACTAGCCCCTTTATGCGCTCAAGTTTTACAAGAGTCTAACCCCAATTCTAATTTAATGATAGTTGGTTATGATCGTCGTTTTATGGCAGAAGATTTTGCTTATCTAACAGCAGAAACTTTACAGACATCAGGCTTTGATGTATTATTATCAGAGGGTTTTGCTCCTACTCCTGCTTTTAGTTGGGCGGCGAAGGCAGAAAATGCTCTAGGGGCAATAGTTTTAACTGCTAGTCATAACCCAGCCAAATATTTAGGTTTAAAAGTAAAGGGTGGTTTTGGTGGTTCAGTCTCACAAGATGTTACAGCTAAAATTGAAGCACTTTTAGAACAGGATAGCCCAAAAGCCAATAAAAAAGGCACTTTAACATTATTTGATCCTTGGGAAAGTTATTGTAATCAATTGCGTTCTTTAGTTGACATAGATTTAATCAAAAATGCTATTATTTCAGGCAAATTAAAGATTTTAGTAGATGTAATGCACGGGGCGGCTTCCACGGGTTTAAGTCGTTTATTAGGCTGTGATATTCCTGAAATTAATTCTCAAAGAGATCCTTTATTTGGAGGTGCTGCCCCTGAGCCTCTAGCCCGTTATATTCCTGAGTTATTTCGTCAGGTCAAAGAAACAGCAAAAAGTCATCCTCATAGCCTTAGAGTTGGTTTAGTATTTGATGGAGACTGCGATCGTATTGCCTCTGTGGATGGAAATGGCAATTTTTGTAGTACTCAGATTTTAATCCCTATTTTTATCGAACATTTAGCTACCCGCAAAAAACTTGAGGGAGAAATTGTTAAAACCGTCAGTGGCTCAGATTTAATCCCGAAAATAGCCGATTTATTCAAAGTGCCTCTTTATGAAACTCCTATTGGTTATAAATATATTGCCGAAAGAATGTTAACTCATCAAGTATTGGTAGGAGGAGAAGAATCGGGAGGTGTTGGCTATAGTAATCATATTCCCGAACGTGATGCTTTATTATCAGCGTTATATGTATTAGAGGCTGTAGTAGAGTCTGGAAAAGATATAACTGAACTTTATGATAATTTACGTCACCAAGTCAACTTTGATTCTGCATACGATCGCATTGATTTAACTTTAGCAAACTTAGAGCAAAAAAATCAATTACAACAAAGATTAGAAAGCACTCCTTTAACAGAAATTGCAGGGAAAAAAGTCACTAATTGTTTAGCCATTGACGGTTATAAATATCGCCTTGAAGATGACAGTTGGCTACTAATTCGTTTTAGTGGTACTGAGCCTTTGTTACGTTTATATTCCGAAGCTCCTACTTTAAAAATAGTACAGGAAAATTTAGCTTGGGCGAAAACATGGGCAAAGGGTAATTAG
- a CDS encoding isoaspartyl peptidase/L-asparaginase: MSNQIQPKLIIHGGAGSSLKGKGGLDAVRQALHEIVAEVYQLLLEGKSATEAVIKGCQLLEDNPRFNAGTGSVLQSDGQIRMSASLMDGEKQRFSGVINVSRVKNPINLAQTLQNQEDRVLSDYGSLELLRELKYSIYDPLTDLRLHEWIEERKENFTRKMAGVVAESSENARRGTIGVVALDTQGRISAGTSTGGKGLERIGRVSDSAMPAGNYANFQAGVSCTGIGEDIIDECLAAKVVIRATDGLSLAEAMEKSIKEASVNKRDLGAIALDCHGKIVWGKTSEVLLAAYHNGKNIGDCLEWDDDKLINISE; encoded by the coding sequence ATGTCAAATCAAATTCAACCAAAATTAATTATTCACGGTGGTGCAGGTAGCTCATTAAAAGGGAAAGGTGGCTTAGATGCTGTACGCCAAGCGTTACATGAAATTGTAGCAGAAGTTTATCAATTATTATTAGAAGGAAAAAGTGCCACAGAAGCAGTAATCAAAGGATGCCAGTTATTAGAAGACAATCCTCGTTTTAATGCTGGTACTGGTTCAGTATTACAATCTGACGGACAAATTAGAATGAGTGCATCTTTGATGGATGGTGAAAAACAAAGATTTAGTGGTGTCATTAATGTTTCTAGAGTAAAAAATCCCATTAATTTGGCTCAAACCCTCCAAAATCAAGAAGATCGAGTTTTATCAGATTACGGTAGTTTAGAATTACTAAGAGAATTAAAATACTCCATATATGATCCTTTAACAGACTTAAGATTACATGAATGGATTGAAGAAAGAAAAGAAAACTTCACCAGAAAAATGGCGGGAGTTGTTGCCGAAAGTAGCGAAAATGCTCGTCGAGGTACAATTGGAGTTGTCGCTTTAGATACACAAGGTAGAATTAGTGCTGGTACTTCTACTGGGGGTAAAGGCTTAGAAAGGATTGGTAGAGTTAGTGATTCGGCTATGCCTGCGGGAAATTATGCTAACTTTCAAGCGGGAGTAAGTTGTACGGGTATCGGCGAAGATATTATTGATGAATGTTTAGCGGCTAAAGTCGTAATCCGTGCCACCGATGGTTTATCTTTAGCTGAAGCTATGGAAAAATCTATTAAAGAGGCTTCTGTTAATAAACGGGATTTAGGTGCGATCGCCCTTGATTGTCATGGTAAAATAGTATGGGGTAAAACCAGTGAAGTATTATTAGCGGCTTATCATAACGGTAAAAATATTGGCGATTGTTTAGAATGGGATGATGATAAATTAATTAACATCAGTGAATAA
- a CDS encoding photosystem II reaction center protein J, producing MGDARIPLWIVGTVAGMGVLAVVALFFYGAYAGLGSSL from the coding sequence ATGGGAGATGCAAGAATTCCCCTCTGGATCGTTGGTACAGTTGCTGGAATGGGTGTTTTAGCCGTGGTAGCATTATTTTTCTATGGTGCTTACGCTGGTCTAGGCTCATCTTTATAA
- a CDS encoding photosystem II reaction center protein L, giving the protein MDRNQNPNRQSVELNRTSLYLGLLFVAVLGVLFSSYFFN; this is encoded by the coding sequence ATGGACAGAAATCAAAATCCTAACAGACAATCTGTAGAATTAAACCGTACTTCCCTATATTTGGGTTTATTATTTGTAGCGGTGCTTGGTGTTTTATTCTCTAGTTATTTCTTTAACTAA
- the psbF gene encoding cytochrome b559 subunit beta, with translation MTNSPNQPVSYPIFTVRWLAVHTLAVPSVFFIGAITAMQFIQR, from the coding sequence ATGACCAATAGTCCTAATCAACCAGTTTCATATCCTATTTTTACCGTCAGATGGTTAGCTGTACATACTTTGGCAGTACCTTCTGTATTTTTCATAGGTGCGATTACTGCGATGCAATTTATTCAACGATAG
- the psbE gene encoding cytochrome b559 subunit alpha → MAGDTGERPFTDIVTSVRYWVIHSITIPMLFIAGWLFVSTGLAYDAFGTPRPDQYFNQTREELPIISDRYEATQQIEQFNK, encoded by the coding sequence ATGGCTGGAGATACAGGTGAACGTCCATTTACTGATATAGTTACCAGTGTACGCTATTGGGTTATTCATAGTATTACTATCCCCATGCTTTTTATCGCTGGTTGGTTATTTGTGAGTACTGGTTTAGCTTATGATGCTTTTGGTACTCCTCGTCCTGATCAATATTTTAATCAAACCCGTGAAGAGTTGCCTATTATTAGCGATCGCTATGAAGCAACTCAACAAATTGAGCAATTTAATAAATAG
- a CDS encoding photosynthesis system II assembly factor Ycf48 yields the protein MNLLFNRLKQFLVLIVISFLCISCSNVPSITQNPWQAITLNTDATFADLAFTSNSNHGWLVGTKASLFETQDGGETWQPKIIELGEEKINFTGISFNGDEGWITGEPSILLHTSNAGNTWERIPLSDKLPGLPYDIVALAPNTAEMVTNLGAIYQTTDGGKNWKALVEGSVGVARNISRSEDGKYVAVSARGNFYSTWQPGDTEWTPHNRTSSRRLQNMGFLGNDRLWLIARGGQIQLSKVDNFEEWEEPISPEYSTSWGFLDLATRQENEIWLAGGSANLLVSSDGGVKWEKDRQVESVPSNFYKIVFVNPDQGFVLGQRGVLLKYNTQSAA from the coding sequence ATGAATTTGTTATTTAATCGACTAAAACAATTTTTAGTATTAATAGTCATTAGTTTTTTATGTATTAGTTGCTCTAATGTGCCTTCTATTACTCAAAATCCTTGGCAAGCAATTACTTTAAATACTGATGCTACCTTCGCAGATTTAGCCTTTACTAGCAACTCAAATCATGGTTGGTTAGTTGGTACTAAAGCTAGTTTATTTGAAACCCAAGATGGTGGCGAAACTTGGCAACCCAAAATTATTGAATTAGGGGAAGAAAAAATTAATTTTACAGGTATTAGTTTTAATGGTGATGAAGGTTGGATTACTGGTGAGCCTTCTATTTTATTACATACCTCTAATGCTGGTAATACTTGGGAACGCATTCCTTTGAGCGATAAATTACCCGGTTTACCTTACGATATAGTTGCCCTTGCACCAAATACCGCAGAAATGGTGACAAATTTAGGAGCAATTTATCAAACTACTGATGGCGGAAAAAATTGGAAAGCCTTAGTTGAAGGTTCTGTAGGTGTTGCTAGAAATATAAGTCGTTCTGAAGATGGTAAGTATGTCGCCGTCAGTGCTAGAGGTAATTTTTATTCCACATGGCAACCCGGTGACACAGAGTGGACTCCCCATAATCGAACTTCTTCTCGCCGCTTACAGAATATGGGCTTTTTAGGAAATGATCGTCTTTGGTTAATTGCTAGAGGAGGACAAATTCAATTAAGTAAAGTTGATAACTTTGAAGAATGGGAAGAACCTATTTCTCCTGAATATTCTACCAGTTGGGGATTCTTAGATTTAGCTACCCGTCAAGAGAATGAAATTTGGTTAGCTGGGGGTAGTGCAAATTTATTAGTTAGTTCTGATGGTGGTGTGAAATGGGAAAAAGATCGGCAAGTCGAATCTGTACCGTCTAATTTCTATAAAATCGTCTTTGTAAATCCAGATCAAGGTTTTGTTTTAGGACAGCGTGGCGTTCTGTTAAAATATAATACTCAAAGTGCGGCATAA
- a CDS encoding rubredoxin, translated as MSEAAKEKTLAEQAPPSYECRSCGYTYAPSKGDSKTNIAPGTLFTDLPSNWRCPVCGASRTAFVNIGAQDAPSGFAENLEFGFGVNKLTPGQKNLLIFGALALGVLFFFSLYGLN; from the coding sequence ATGAGTGAAGCAGCCAAAGAAAAAACTTTAGCCGAACAAGCACCTCCTAGTTATGAATGTCGTTCCTGTGGTTATACCTATGCACCTTCAAAAGGTGACAGTAAAACGAATATAGCTCCCGGTACATTATTTACTGATTTACCCAGTAATTGGCGTTGTCCAGTGTGTGGAGCAAGTCGTACAGCATTTGTAAATATTGGAGCACAGGATGCACCATCAGGATTTGCGGAAAACTTAGAGTTTGGTTTTGGAGTTAATAAGTTAACACCAGGGCAGAAAAATTTATTAATTTTTGGTGCTTTAGCCTTAGGTGTTTTATTTTTCTTCAGTTTATATGGATTAAATTAA
- a CDS encoding VOC family protein has product MHHVAIRTADIMKSIAFYELLGFTVKERFTTGYTLACWLEGLGGRLELMQIPEPKPAPDSFYDEHYVGYYHLSLNVTDNKTNLPSWLKELEDKFYKASLENPSLFSPLKILLPPQQQMIGDRVYEVAFIADIDNLPIELIKLC; this is encoded by the coding sequence ATACATCATGTAGCTATTCGCACGGCGGATATAATGAAATCTATCGCTTTTTATGAATTGTTGGGGTTTACCGTCAAAGAAAGATTTACTACGGGTTATACTTTAGCCTGTTGGTTGGAAGGATTAGGCGGAAGATTAGAATTAATGCAGATACCTGAACCAAAACCAGCTCCTGATAGCTTTTATGATGAACATTATGTAGGTTATTATCATCTTTCCCTTAACGTTACCGATAATAAAACTAACTTACCTTCTTGGTTAAAGGAATTAGAAGATAAGTTTTACAAAGCTAGTTTAGAAAATCCTTCTCTTTTTTCACCTTTAAAAATATTATTACCACCACAACAACAGATGATTGGCGATCGAGTTTATGAAGTCGCTTTCATCGCTGATATAGATAATTTACCTATCGAATTAATTAAACTTTGTTGA